TAGTTTAGTCACTGCTTTATCAAAGGCAAACAGAATTTAGTTGGATAACTGGTCAGTCGAGCTTGCTAAGACTAATATTTACATGTGCATTGAACCTGCCACCATTTACATTGTTGAACCTTGAGCTTAGAAGATGCTGCAATTTGTGCTACCAGGATATGCAGAGAACtggcaagagaaaaaaagaaaaaaaaaggaaaggcatcaatgaatttcttacttgaATTGCTTGTAATTCTCTAGAGGCAATTTTAGAGCTTCCTCTTCATTAGGCAACGATGGAGCATTCTTCCGCCAATTTTTAGCTGCAGCAACATAAACACGACCAATTCTTATGAATGGGCTCCTTCCATTACTTCGGTCGCTGAATCTATAAGTCCTCGTCCCCATCAAGAAAATGGCCAATGCGACTACCATTATAATACAGGGAATTCCAAATCCAAGGCTCCAGTTGAGGTTGTCTTGAATGTAAACTAAGACCACAAGTGTCACCGTGACTCCTGCACATAAGCAAAAAAACCACCAGTTGAAGAAGGAGCTTTTAGCTTTGCTCTCCACTGGGTCTCGTCCGTCAAACTGATCTGCCCCAAAAGCTTGAACACATGGTTTATGGCCAGCTTGTCCAATTGCCACCATATAGAGAGAGCAGAAAAACAAGACGACGTGGAGTTTAGAGGACGGACAGGATGTTATCTTGGTGGTGTTTTGGCATTCAGATGTGCCAAGAGAAGTGAGAACAGCCGATAGAGTTAGCAAAGCAAGTCCCTGCCACAAATTTCATAACAATCTCAGTCCGCTACCATTTAAGCATGACAGAAGATCCGAGAATAAAAGATTAAACACATATCTGCAAGCATCAACTACAAAGGGCCATTGCCACTTTATGAAATCTGGGGTTCTAAatcttctttaaaaattagcCACCTCAAAAAGGATTGCAACTAAGACATGTGATGCAAGGCTAGTTTCAGTAACTCAAGCAGGTTTCCAGCAATGTGCTCAACTGGGACCGAACTCTCTCTATCAAGCAGTATCTGAACACGGTTGAGTTCATGCAGTTGTCTCCTAATCCTCTTCCCCCcctttttccttccatttcttAGTAGAGTTTGTGTCCATAATGCAGTTGTCAAGAAAGAACTTCTGAGCGACTTCCCATTTTCCTTCCGTTCTTTAAAACACACGCccacgaaaaaagaaaagaaaaggtactgCTTTTCTGCAGTTCATACTCTCAGCAGAATGAATTGGACCTGCCTGCTTGTTAAATTTCAGTATCATCTCGGGTTCTATAAAGATAACTCCGTTCAGTCAATTGCTTTTCTTAAAAGTTGATAGGAAGTTTTCGTTTCAATTTCAAGAAACACTGTTATTactgccaaaagaaaaaaaaggtcaatTGCACGGTTATCTAAACAACCCTATATAAGCTCCATTCACCTAATCACTCTTTCAATTTCAACTGACTCCAAATTAACGGTAGACgtcaatcttgatttgataGATAATCGCGACAAGAAATGAGTAAGCGTGGAACGAACCAAAATATAGAGAAACGACGCAATGATGATGGTTCGGTAACGTCCCAGGTAAGAATCGGCGACAAAGGCGCCGACGAGAGGCAGCAGAGACGCCGCCCCCGACCACGCGTTGACgttctccgccgccgccgccgtcgactCCCCTAGCGGCCCCGTCAAATAGCTGATCAGGTTCGCCTCTATCCCATAATACGCAAATCGCTCGGCAACCTCCACGCCTGGCAATCAGCAACACGGCATCAAAAGACTCGAACTTGACCAACACCCACGCGGCGAAATCACGCCTTTCGCGCGGATCAGGGCAACAAGACTCCTTTAAACTCTTTACCGATGATGAAGGACGCGGATCTCCACCCGCCGGAGCAGGATCTGCGCGCCGGGCGACCCTTGGAGTCGACGGCGCCGCCCACGATGTCGCCGCCGCTGAGGAGCGGGCGCTCCTTCTCCGGCGAGCCCGCGCCGGAAGAACCGGGTGGGTCCATCTGGGTCGCTTCCGCAGAGAGGATTCTTGATTTCTTGGCAACTGCTCCGCTCCTGTTCGTCCGGGTCCCGAACGACTATCGGTCTTTATTCGCATGCTGGCGGCGCTGTTCATTGGTAGGGGGAATTGGAATCCACGAAGCGAGTCTACAGTGAGGGAAGCGAACGTTCCGTCTGCTTTTGCATCAATGCCTGCCCAAGAAAGGAATTGCCGAGGAAATCGCTCAGGCCTGCattcaagaagaaaaggaggcATGCGTCGCTTCCCTCCTTGGATGGAACAACCCCCCGAATTCACGGGGCCATTTCAATCCGTTCCTGATTCGGGATTTTACGTCCACGCCCGACTCGAACGCGGGATTCATCGAGATGGAAAGGAGATCAACATCCGTGACGGAGCCCATCGATGGATTCGGAATCGAGCAAACGACTTGTTCAATCGTTCGAGAGTCAGTCTCAACAACTCTCTCTTGTACCATCGGGTTCAGTGTTGGTGGTCCATTCTCTTTTCAGGTGAAGTTGAATCTAAATTCACacggcatttttttattttttcaaaggATAACCgtatatattacttaaaataattaattaatgaaaaatatcgTTGTAAATCATGATAATTTGTGTTGTACTTTCGTGGatgataaaaatgtttttcatttgtcatttttataagcaatgtgagcaatcatttttttaaaatttttttaggtatatattttctaaaaagtcAAAATGAGCTTTTTAGTTAGTTTTGGTTCCGAATCTAGCCTCATAATTACTTTAGGACTAAGATTAGTTTCTCGATTATGTAATAAATTTCAAACCAATAGCTACTACAATAAATATAGAGCCATTTTTTCAACAAGACatcaattttaaatgaaaaaaaagaacaaaacaaaagccaTCTTACCTACCATGATAACAAGATCAATGAATATATATTCTTTTGCAgggaaataatttctagaaaagagGAGGCAATTTGAGTAGTGATTTGGGAGGCAGATTACCGCATTAAATTGCAGCCTCGGGTTGTTGATAAATCACAATAAACTTCGATAGAGGTTGAGTAGaactatatatatacatatccattgaaattttttttttttggtcaatataAAATAGCTCACTTAAaacttcaaaattgatttgatagaaatttgacattttcttgtCTCCAATCTAAATTGGCATTTTCCTCAGCTTTCACGTACATTCACTTTGCATCCTCAAATTTTAGGATCTCTAATTTACATTTATGTCTAAATTCCATAATTTGAATGATCAAAATTACAAATTCTATAATAAACACCAAAGATCATAGAGACCCAAAAGTAGTGTCATAGGTGCTTTGCCGGTCATTGAGTATATACTTGGTAATTAAGAAGCAAATCAGTCGATGTCTTTGACCGGAGCCAACGCAAAATGTAATATATGATAATTCAAATGTAGACTTTAcaaataaggaaaacaaaagctccAACCCATCCGAGCAATCCCATGGGCCATGGGATTCCAGCACCACTATCTCGTATCTATTTATCCCAATACATCAAAAAGAAGTCCACGCAAATCGTTAAAATCGGGTAACTTCTTAACGAAGGAAGTCTGATGCTACTACACGATTCTCCTCACCTCTTCATCTGGCTTATTTCCAATTTAAGCGGGCATCGAATCGCATTAGGATCCTTTCGCGCATTCGATCTCAATGGTCGTCcctcaaattttaagtaccaTCTCCTAATTTCCATCGATACAGAAGAGAATTCTTAATGTTTGGATTGCATCTCAGCTCCCTCTTTCGCCTAACAAGCGCGAGCCAACCGTGAGAAATTTCCAAACTAGGCAATGCGCAGTGACCGACTGAATAGAGCGAGAATTCCGCAGTGGAAAATGGCCAGTTTTGCTTTGGACTTtgcagacagagagagagagagagagagagagaaagagagagagactccaAGTGAAAAGTTGAAGAATGGTGGGACACTGCATTTCACatccaatcgatagaaaagggAGAGGAGCGAAATAGAACAAGGAAGAGGTAGATTGTTCAAAGGGCAATCTCGCTTTTTTTCGCGATTACCACGCTGTTGATTAGCAATTTCATCATCATgtacaaaagtaaaaattccATGGCCAAACGGAGCAAAATCGAAATTCccagaaaagaaattgaaagagaaagagaaagaaaatcccCACCGAATCAAAtcccatctaccaatcaaactCAAGCGAGCAGAGGACTCCGACAGCTCTCGAGAAACCCGACATCCCCGTCGTcgcccgtcgccgtcgccgtcgccgtcgtccccGCACTCGTACACAGATCCCACCAGCCTCAGCTGATCTTCCAAGTACCGCTGGAGCAACGCCCCCACCTCGctctccccgccgccgccgccgccgccgccgcagcgcCCCTCTTCGCATCTCCGCAGCCGCTCCGCcgcctcttcctcctcatcctccccTTCCTCGCCTCCGCCGCAGCCCTCGTCCCCGGATCTCCTCTTCCGGCAGCAGAGCCGGAGGCAGAGCTCGGCGGCGCAGAGCAGGGGGAAAGTGGCGCAGAGCAGGGGGACGAGCACCGGGGAGCAGAGCGCCAGCAGGAGGCAGCGGCCGCTCCGGTGGCGCGCGCGGAGCCACGTGGCGACGGCTAGCATggccctcgccgtcggcgacgcgggcgggcggcgggggcggcggcggcggcggcaggggATCCATGGGGCGGCTGGGGGTCATGGGGGTGAGGGGAAGGCGTGATGTTGGGTTGGGAGAGAAGCATTCGAAGAAAGCCCACATGACCCGGAAAGTATTTTTTATAGGCGGGCGCACATGTGAACCAGTCATTGCTGCGTTCCATCGATTCTATTCTAATCACATTGATCAATCCTCCCACctccccttcttttttcttaattaattgtttagttagttagttaattaattaattaattaatttgatggACCCGCTAAACATTGTATTATACTCGAATATGTTcttctcaagaaaatataaagtaGGCATGCccacttgaaaaataaaaaaacacagtCGCCCGAGTAATTTTCTACCTATTCTATGTGTAGGATTGACTTTCGATGCAGCTTTATCTATTGAAACAAGCATCGAGTTCGGTTCAGACCGAGGAAGCGATTTGGTCGGCTCAATTCCTAATTTCTAAAATGCTCAGTATAAACTTCTAGTTCCGAATCAAAATATAAGGTATTAAATGAAACAGTTTAGACACATTGAATGTGTTTCGACGAGAGAGATAGTCTGATTGGTTCAATTGTTAATTTCAAGAATACGTGAGTCAAATCTTGGATTTCTCTCCCCTCTCCTACTATTCTTGTTACCTCTGTTGAATTAAAGCACTAAGCTGATAAAGGCTAACGGATTAGCaatatataaaatctttttttcctacCATAGTAAATAGATGAATTTAAAGCATCATGTTCTTCTGACATGATTAAGAATGTAGAAActaaaagatcaaatttttATAGCCctaagcaaaagaacaaagtaCTGAAAATGCAGAGCGATGAGTTTTCGATGGCGAGTTCTCGATTAGGCGTTGACATGAATCAAGAAAGTAGGCCCGCAGACATTAAAGGgcccaaacctttttttttgaatttgcaaTGTTTTCCCCCACTTTCAAGCCCAGCTTTTTAAGACCACTTTTGTATAGTAAATGGGCCAAAGCCTCCCGCTGGATCCggcattgagaaaaaaattgaactgaAACTAAAAGCTTCAACGCCTATAAAACATTCATATAACCacttgaacaaaaatgcaattttaggTGGCCTGATACCCTATTAACCTCCAACTTTAACTATTGTCCCAATTTTACATTTGAGCTCATAAAAAACCCTCAATTTTAGGTCATGTTTCAATTATACCATAAACTTTTGTTTGTCCTATGAAAATCCCTCAACTTTagattttgttccaattttatcctaaatttttatagtCTTATAAAAACTGCAAAATTTTACTTAAGTCCCAAATCTGCCCATATTAACCTTCCCTCCAAATTTCTTGCCGACAACTGAGAGATTAAAAAACTCCCAAGCACGAGCTGTTCAAGCATCTCGAGCACAAGCTTTCCAACCATAAGAGATAGAACATTTTCGAGCATGAGAGATCACAAGTGCAAAATCACTAAGGGTGATTTCGATGGAGGGTTAATGGAAAGCAAATTTGGGACTCAAGTAAAATTGGTGATATTTTATGAGCTAAAATATGGGCTGAAATTGAACTTGGACCTAaagttgacattttttttatgagacaaaaaaaaaaatttagggtagAATTGGTACCGAACTAAaattgagggtttttttttatgatacaaaaatacaatttagAGCATAATTGAGACTTGACCTaaagttgggatttttttatgggacaaaaaaaacattatgttaGAATTGGGACATGACCTGAAGTGTCGGTGAAATATATTTCAAGAATATGGATGGATCGATATAAATTGACAAAGGTTGCTGGTTGGACAAGAAAGTAAATCACAAGATATCTAAAGGTATGAAAACTAAAGCCAATCACGGCCAGCaatataaattgcaaaatagtgaaaaataaagataaCTTTACAAAGAATGTCATTCAATGATCGATTAGGATCCTTTACAAAGATTTCGTCCATCTTATTAGGCCATCCTTTAAGAGTAAATCAAAGATTTCGTCCATCTTATTAATATCAAATAAGTAAACTTAAGTGCCTTTAGCTTTTaccattctttttccttttactttgtcAGGCTTTAGGAATCAACAATTGTAAGGCTCGTTGAGCATCATAACTACCACATTTATTCCAATATTTTAATTCAGGATAGATTTATTCTTTGGctcataattttcattaaagccACGGTTTGTGCAAAGTTTTCATGTCAAAGAATGATTTTTGATActtataattatattttaattaacaTGGCTAGAGCTGGTATTAGGGAATTATGGCATGTGAGTTCTTGGCAAACAAAATGGGAGGGAGCCAAATCATGAGTTTCATTCTTGtgattgtaaaaaaaaattctaaactaaaaGATCAAATTATATAAATGGGAAAAATTGTTAAAGTATTCTGATTGAATTTCATTGCATACAAATGtaacatttaatttttttttttaatgttatataaggaaattgaaatgatatgttgacaaatttattttgaaaagataatttgaaatttaaattgcttttgataatttttttaataccacATATCTTATCATGTGTACTTTTTGTTGGGATTAGTTAtaattgaaataatattttattcgaTCATGCATTGTTAAAGAGATTGAAAATTCGAACCCACTATTTGGCGTGTTTTTTATTAGGGGTTCCCATTACCGTTTGTAGTCAAATCACGATCATGGAGTGCTTGTGTCCTGACGATTGAGCGATATGATCGCTGCTAGTTGTAATCCATCAAGTTGCTAGTTGTAATCCATCAAGTTCAACGCAAGGGCTTTCTTCGTCTATTCTCTTATATTTTCACGGTGGAAGGCCTGAATCTTCCATCTTCCGGTTACCTATGTCCACCTCTCTTTTAGACAAAAGAGAGGATGCGTGATTTTTTGTGCAGAAGGACCAGCTGCCCCAACTCGTTGACGTGGCTTCACGTCTCGAGTGGGTCGGGATCCGACAAATATTTCGTCGGCAAATCCATGGCGCGAGGACAGGACGCATGACCAGGCGTGTCCTTGAATGCGGCTCGCTGAAGAACGGTAAACGTAAACGTAGCCCAGCCAGCCAGTCATAGTGGCATCTACTTGTATCAGAGGCTATCAAAGCCTCCTGCATCGACGTTAAAATGCATGTCGGGGGTGAGAACATAGTTGAACCCCGTCCGTCTTTGTGCGAACGTTTGCGTTCGTGCCGTGGCGTCAGCCTGTGATGAACTTAATTGCAAGTTCTTATACTCCCTTAAAGTTACCATTAACCTAGCAAACCCAATATCGATGAAACATTTATCGGCTATTGTGATGCATAAGAGCGGCCCAATTTACTCAAATTATTGTTGGGGGCACAACTCACAACATATATACGTCGAAAGAAAATTGATCGACCGCCAATATATATTGAGAGTGTACAACCAATACCTTTATTTGGGGAGATCGTCAAAAGAGAATTCAAGTCCGATAATAGATCTACTCTCCTTAATTTAGGTATCTTTCTAATCCAACTTCATTCCTTACGGACTTGTGTTGTTACGACACAACACTCACCTAGTTATTGCTATTTACCTCACATTGCTATTTGATACCTACCTGAAATCCGCAACTACCAAAACGCCCATCTACTTGGCAATTATTGGTTTTGATACCATTTATTGAGAGTGTGCAGTAGAAATCCGATATCTTCACTTGGAGAAATCGCTAAGAAAGAGCCCAAGTTTCAGCCTGTTAACATATCTAGTTAGATCTACATTCattcaaaaaattaagttaaTAATTACAAATCGATTAGAACATATTAGCTATTCAACACCACATCAATTTTCTGATATGAGATTTCTCTAACACGACTTACacatatattttaacaatatacGCCTCCAAGTTCTTTTACCGACATGCCACCTTTATCTCTCATGGTCACCCGCGTGAGGGCAAACTGTGTACAATGCTTAGAACGAGCACACGATGCAGGAACCCAATACTTAATGAAACGCCTCCTTAAATTGCCCTTCCAAGGACGCATGAACGAAAGCAGGAACGTAAACGAAACATCAACCGCTCTGACCATGTTATTCTTAGGTTGGCCAATACATGGCCAAAGCGGGCACA
The window above is part of the Eucalyptus grandis isolate ANBG69807.140 chromosome 6, ASM1654582v1, whole genome shotgun sequence genome. Proteins encoded here:
- the LOC104449842 gene encoding LOW QUALITY PROTEIN: protein NRT1/ PTR FAMILY 5.10 (The sequence of the model RefSeq protein was modified relative to this genomic sequence to represent the inferred CDS: inserted 1 base in 1 codon); the protein is MDPPGSSGAGSPEKERPLLSGGDIVGGAVDSKGRPARRSCSGGWRSASFIIGVEVAERFAYYGIEANLISYLTGPLGESTAAAAENVNAWSGAASLLPLVGAFVADSYLGRYRTIIIASFLYILGLALLTLSAVLTSLGTSECQNTTKITSCPSSKLHVVLFFCSLYMVAIGQAGHKPCVQAFGADQFDGRDPVESKAKSSFFNWWFFCLCAGVTVTLVVLVYIQDNLNWSLGFGIPCIIMVVALAIFLMGTRTYRFSDRSNGRSPFIRIGRVYVAAAKNWRKNAPSLPNEEEALKLPLENYKQFKFLNKALIITDDSKENQTNVNDVEDAKSMLRLVPIWLTSLPVAIVYAQTSTFFTKQGATMDRTVVPGFEIPAASLQVFIALAIVITIPIYDRVFVPFARSLTNKPSGITTLQRIGAGMFFSILAMVTAALVETKRLEIAQEYGLVDIPNATIPMSVWLLVPQYGLFGLAEVLTTVGLQEFFYDQVPSELRSVGMSLFLGVXGVGSILSSILISIIEAATGTDSWFSNNLNKAHLDYFYWLLAGLGAVGLALFSCCAMAYIYRWRAS
- the LOC104452020 gene encoding uncharacterized protein LOC104452020, whose product is MLAVATWLRARHRSGRCLLLALCSPVLVPLLCATFPLLCAAELCLRLCCRKRRSGDEGCGGGEEGEDEEEEAAERLRRCEEGRCGGGGGGGGESEVGALLQRYLEDQLRLVGSVYECGDDGDGDGDGRRRGCRVSRELSESSARLSLIGRWDLIRWGFSFSFSFNFFSGNFDFAPFGHGIFTFVHDDEIANQQRGNREKKRDCPLNNLPLPCSISLLSLFYRLDVKCSVPPFFNFSLGVSLSFSLSLSLSLSAKSKAKLAIFHCGILALFSRSLRIA